From Mya arenaria isolate MELC-2E11 chromosome 12, ASM2691426v1, the proteins below share one genomic window:
- the LOC128210713 gene encoding uncharacterized protein LOC128210713 codes for MAYNMFEDYLGLQEVAHCLKNYRQYRYGTHNIDNHLELESLMDCLPASSSIDDRDEDLHLGLGIGSFYSQFPPTAWKNADTLDVVRSDAHNDFHRNGVELDIDEVDKLQLKIRSTPFRLTPSYRPAPATATDENVANRKRRPGKARKGSRSTECVFCKNNGERTDMYTSHSVKDESGRVLCPVLRKYTCPLCGVNGDNAHTLRYCPKNMETACNTLDLMRTRRLSTGKLNPRAIQKV; via the coding sequence ATGGCGTACAACATGTTTGAGGATTATTTAGGGCTACAAGAGGTAGCACATTGCCTCAAGAACTACCGCCAGTATCGGTATGGTACCCATAACATTGACAACCACCTGGAATTGGAAAGCTTGATGGATTGTTTACCAGCCAGCTCGAGCATTGACGATCGCGATGAAGACTTGCACCTAGGTCTGGGGATTGGATCGTTCTACAGCCAATTCCCGCCGACAGCCTGGAAGAACGCCGACACGCTTGATGTTGTTAGGTCGGACGCTCACAACGATTTCCACCGTAACGGCGTGGAACTTGACATAGACGAAGTGGACAAACTACAATTGAAGATCCGGTCAACGCCTTTCAGGTTAACGCCATCGTATCGCCCGGCACCGGCGACGGCTACCGACGAAAATGTGGCGAATCGTAAGCGCCGACCAGGCAAAGCACGGAAGGGCTCAAGGTCGACTGAATGCGTGTTTTGTAAAAACAACGGAGAGCGCACGGACATGTACACATCACACAGCGTCAAGGACGAAAGTGGGCGGGTATTGTGCCCAGTTTTAAGGAAATACACGTGTCCCCTGTGCGGGGTCAATGGCGACAACGCCCACACGTTGAGGTACTGCCCCAAGAATATGGAGACGGCCTGCAACACCCTGGATCTCATGCGGACGAGGAGGCTCAGCACTGGCAAGTTGAACCCGAGGGCAATTCAGAAAGTTTGA
- the LOC128212309 gene encoding uncharacterized protein LOC128212309, with amino-acid sequence MSFGVTMNKANDEIVIDDLEWPTFGNGEAEMSYSPTEHRDSIFTDFTPATEKHNIKNKKRKPKKKSKTLRLISESDVNRNKSSCFRDRKRCVVISVLVTCIVIIVSISIGLGVYFGVVKPSSNEGPHTDKAVQVSTHSPSTESPAVVTSRPPIIIVPITSPPRPPTTTRTKTSPRPAKTTTTTSTTTTTTTTTTTTTTSTTTATTTTTTTPLPTKPPVIPFTGSDEEVEVVTQRAVDCRSPMVTADMCTLYLDTLRCTYLENIRQELHVPVHVLGEVVDAHARDVFPWDTIDATSCREKDGSLNLRNISVLPTTMDEVCASGDAILETGSRKCKIVYYPERLKRLTEENNCMIRWGVLGCVADLLLCELAEVEATAAMYSDVINPKLHLTADHTKCQALWTERQETSPCAAALDRKLFSISNQCSVVLESPGTIANLTGNKCTMFEVFYQCSYNYIPSSLRYTECERQHTELRKVAYNNVANVASNVNNVPLLSDFTDCVDRPVVTPGDVCNSPDKLLAIVDTRCYRKFRLLTDSNVCQILSEFVYECSPLVLGQLGITCADDSVMHALTTLSDVIKQAYYLDVEKLQAENEGKCIDKSRLQQAGTL; translated from the exons ATGTCGTTCGGTGTCACAATGAATAAGGCTAACGATGAAATAGTTATAGACGATTTAGAGTGGCCGACTTTCGGCAATGGTGAGGCCGAAATGAGCTATTCACCGACTGAACACCGGGACAGTATATTTACAGACTTTACCCCAGCCACAGAAAAGCATAATATCAAGAATAAAAAGAGAAAACCAAAGAAAAAGAGTAAAACCTTGCGTCTTATATCGG AATCAGACGTAAACAGGAACAAATCGTCTTGTTTCCGTGACCGAAAGCGATGTGTCGTCATATCCGTTCTAGTCACCTGTATAGTCATCATAGTTTCAATTTCCATAGGCTTAGGCGTATATTTTGGCG TTGTGAAACCGTCTTCAAATGAAGGACCACATACAGATAAAGCAG TTCAAGTTTCAACACACTCGCCGTCCACTGAATCTCCAGCCGTGGTGACGTCACGACCACCAATCATTATTGTCCCAATAACCTCACCCCCTCGGCCACCAACCACCACCCGGACGAAAACTTCCCCTCGCCCCGCCAAAACTACAACAACCAcatcaaccaccaccaccaccaccaccaccactaccaccaccacaactTCAACGACAACCGCAACtacgacgacgacaacgaccCCGTTGCCGACGAAGCCACCGGTGATACCGTTCACCGGAAGTGATGAGGAGGTTGAGGTGGTAACACAGCGGGCGGTCGACTGCCGGTCGCCGATGGTCACCGCGGATATGTGCAC ATTGTACTTAGACACGCTTCGCTGCACGTATCTGGAAAACATACGTCAGGAGCTGCACGTGCCGGTGCATGTGCTCGGGGAGGTGGTGGACGCGCATGCGCGGGACGTGTTTCCGTGGGACACAATAGACGCAACCAGCTGCAGAG aAAAAGACGGTAGCTTGAACCTACGCAACATCAGTGTGTTGCCAACCACAATGGATGAAGTATGCGCAAGTGGGGATGCGATCTTGGAAACCGGTTCCAGAAAGTGCAAGATTGTGTACTACCCCGAAAGGCTTAAACGTCTTACAGAGGAGAACAATTGCAT GATACGTTGGGGTGTTCTTGGTTGTGTGGCGGACCTGCTGCTCTGCGAGCTGGCGGAAGTGGAGGCGACAGCTGCCATGTACAGTGACGTCATCAATCCCAAGCTCCACCTCACTGCAGACCACACCAAATGTCAAG CCCTGTGGACGGAGCGACAGGAGACATCTCCGTGCGCAGCGGCGCTCGACCGGAAGTTGTTCTCCATCAGCAACCAGTGCTCGGTGGTCCTCGAGTCGCCCGGCACCATTGCCAATTTAACCGGAAATAAGTGCAC catgtttgaAGTGTTTTACCAGTGCAGCTATAACTATATACCATCAAGTTTGCGGTATACTGAGTGTGAACGTCAACACACGGAATTACGTAAAGTAGCGTACAATAACGTCGCGAACGTGGCGAGCAACGTCAACAACGTCCCCTTACTGTCAGACTTCACAGACTGCGTGG ATCGGCCGGTGGTGACTCCTGGTGACGTTTGTAACAGCCCCGATAAGCTGCTGGCTATCGTGGACACGCGCTGCTACCGGAAGTTCCGTCTCCTTACTGATTCCAACGTCTGTCA aaTTCTCAGTGAGTTTGTATACGAGTGCAGTCCGTTGGTTCTCGGCCAGCTAGGAATTACATGCGCAGACGACAGTGTTATGCACGCACTGACAACGCTCTCTGACGTCATCAAACAAGCATACTACTTAGATGTTGAAAAGTTGCAAGCAGAGAACGAAGGGAAATGTATAG atAAATCACGATTGCAGCAGGCAGGAACGTTGTGA